A DNA window from Desulfobaculum bizertense DSM 18034 contains the following coding sequences:
- the hydG gene encoding [FeFe] hydrogenase H-cluster radical SAM maturase HydG, translating to MKIDTTNAHDFINDAEIWAEIERAEAPAPELVRDVLAKARERKGLSRFETAVLLQNTAPELDYEIFSAAHDVKNGIYGNRLVLFAPLYVTNECFNRCAYCGFKADNGDLDRRTLTDEQLASEVRVLEDLGQKRLLLVYGEHPKLGAKWMAHTMQVVYDTISEKSGEIRRVNVNCAPLDVEGFRELQQTGIGTYQCFQETYHRETYKKVHLSGHKANYLWRLNALHRAQEAGIDDVAMGALFGLYDPRFEMLALLTHAAELEKEYGVGPHTISFPRMEPALGADMSYNPPYAINKHDFKKIVAILRLAVPYTGLILTTRETAEYRKELINVGVSQISAGSRTYPGAYTDPEYDRPDVQQFCVGDSRSLDEVVRDVVSQGYLPSWCTACYRLGRTGEHFMELAKKGFIQKFCHPNALLTFDEYLNDYASPETREVGKKFIQTELAKIEDEKRRSTITKRVVRIDEGERDLYF from the coding sequence ATGAAAATTGATACCACCAATGCCCATGATTTCATTAATGACGCCGAAATCTGGGCCGAAATAGAACGCGCCGAAGCACCTGCTCCTGAGCTGGTTCGCGATGTGCTGGCAAAGGCACGCGAACGCAAGGGACTGAGCCGCTTTGAAACTGCCGTTCTCCTCCAGAATACCGCTCCAGAGCTGGACTATGAAATTTTTTCTGCTGCCCACGATGTCAAAAACGGCATCTACGGCAACCGTCTTGTGCTCTTTGCCCCCCTGTATGTCACCAACGAGTGCTTTAACCGCTGCGCATACTGTGGCTTCAAGGCCGACAATGGCGATCTTGATCGCCGCACCCTGACCGACGAACAGCTTGCGTCAGAAGTCCGGGTCCTCGAAGACCTTGGACAAAAGCGCCTGCTTCTGGTTTACGGCGAGCACCCCAAGCTCGGCGCCAAGTGGATGGCGCACACCATGCAGGTGGTGTATGACACCATTTCCGAAAAATCCGGTGAAATTCGCCGCGTAAACGTCAACTGTGCGCCGCTGGACGTGGAAGGATTCCGCGAACTCCAGCAGACAGGCATTGGCACCTACCAGTGCTTTCAGGAGACCTACCACCGCGAGACCTATAAAAAGGTTCACCTTTCCGGCCACAAGGCAAACTACCTGTGGCGTCTGAATGCCCTGCACCGAGCACAGGAAGCAGGCATTGACGACGTAGCAATGGGTGCCCTGTTTGGTCTCTATGACCCCCGTTTTGAAATGCTGGCCCTGCTTACGCACGCCGCCGAGCTGGAAAAGGAATACGGCGTTGGTCCGCATACTATTTCTTTCCCCCGCATGGAGCCTGCACTGGGTGCAGACATGTCGTACAACCCGCCGTACGCCATCAACAAGCACGACTTCAAAAAGATCGTTGCCATCCTGCGCCTTGCCGTGCCGTACACCGGCCTGATCCTGACCACCCGCGAAACAGCCGAGTACCGCAAGGAACTCATTAATGTTGGCGTGTCTCAGATCTCTGCCGGTTCCCGCACCTACCCCGGCGCATACACCGACCCGGAGTATGACCGCCCGGACGTGCAGCAGTTCTGTGTTGGTGACAGCCGTTCCCTGGACGAAGTTGTCCGCGATGTTGTGTCTCAGGGCTACCTGCCGTCCTGGTGCACGGCCTGCTACCGCCTTGGCCGCACAGGCGAGCACTTCATGGAGCTGGCAAAAAAGGGCTTCATCCAGAAGTTCTGCCACCCTAACGCCCTGCTCACCTTTGACGAGTACCTGAATGACTACGCTTCGCCAGAAACCCGCGAAGTGGGCAAAAAGTTCATCCAGACCGAGCTGGCCAAAATTGAAGACGAGAAACGCCGCAGCACCATCACCAAGCGCGTTGTGCGCATTGATGAAGGCGAACGCGATCTCTACTTCTAG
- a CDS encoding TM1266 family iron-only hydrogenase system putative regulator, with amino-acid sequence MEKRMGVIGIFISDRKESANAVNDILSEYGDIVVGRLGLPYREKSLSVISLIIEATTDQIGAMTGRLGQIHGVKVKSMLV; translated from the coding sequence ATGGAAAAAAGAATGGGAGTTATCGGCATTTTTATCTCGGACCGCAAAGAGTCCGCCAATGCCGTAAACGACATCCTCAGCGAGTATGGAGACATAGTCGTCGGGCGCCTTGGCCTGCCGTACAGGGAAAAGTCCCTTAGCGTCATTTCCCTCATCATCGAGGCCACCACCGACCAGATCGGCGCCATGACCGGTCGCCTTGGCCAGATCCACGGGGTCAAGGTCAAGTCCATGCTTGTCTAA